A genome region from Salvia splendens isolate huo1 chromosome 19, SspV2, whole genome shotgun sequence includes the following:
- the LOC121780409 gene encoding uncharacterized protein LOC121780409 isoform X3 — MIITTHNYIFLTTSYLLILSLHSADAKECSPCSACGAIRNISFPFRLKSDPTHCGSSEFELTCENNVTFLYLHSIKFYVKDIDYDSYAIRVVDASFNNDTICSFPITSSDSYKFTPASYSPYILDPFGELLPVNLISCPNPVLNSSHFTDMSACTLSHTRFRYVYVGHILASEVPHLCTLDLLVFTSWSGFGDFTNVSFSQIQQSLLYGFELRFCYDCYIKKSTIRVFIIAGVSLPVTIIIGIAGVLALSFTPPIHYSKNLQFHFSFSSLLISQMFHFFYLGYDNQTMLQAINHIVFIAIFAGCLAIIGELLIYKCPTMDKIRLLILSPVVCLTIALNPLLIIIIGVGVVLPLIFIAIYNLLLRDTYMLDYLEYLVVPAIITEVIIWAPRIIICPFVFWFLINKFGRRRLSSFEGVESFLQSDNKLVPIRYSYSDIKKMTKNFEDKLGQGGYGSVYKGKLRSGNLVAVKLLRDFGANGQDFINEIATIGRIHHVNVVQLVGYCAERSKRALIFDFMPNGSLDKYIFNREKAPSLNWDMKFKIAVEVARGIRYLHHGCDIQILHFDIKPHNILLDDKFIPKISDFGLAKLCAANKEAVTLTAARGTIGYVAPELINRSIGAVSYKSDVYSFGMLLMEMVNLNKDLTRNNDESSKYFPNWIYDHLNQGKDIDIGYVNENIDRIIGRKMTIVALWCIQMSPDNRPSMNKVLEMLEGDVEHLQIPNYLSFMEGNEEESWATDSNASISLLNNNNENNIIEIISSA; from the exons ATGATCATCACAACACATAACTACATCTTCCTCACCACTTCATATCTCTTGATTCTATCACTCCATTCTGCTGATGCAAAGGAGTGCAGTCCTTGTTCAGCCTGCGGTGCTATTCGCAATATCAGCTTCCCTTTCCGCCTCAAGAGCGACCCCACCCACTGCGGCAGTTCTGAATTCGAACTCACCTGCGAAAACAATGTCACCTTCCTCTATCTACACTCTATCAAGTTCTATGTCAAAGATATCGACTATGATTCCTACGCCATTAGGGTGGTTGATGCTTCCTTTAACAATGATACAATCTGCTCTTTCCCTATCACTTCCTCCGATTCCTACAAATTCACGCCTGCTTCTTATTCTCCATATATTCTTGATCCCTTTGGTGAATTACTGCCAGTTAACTTGATTAGCTGCCCCAACCCGGTGCTGAATTCTTCCCACTTTACAGATATGTCTGCCTGTACTTTATCACATACCAGATTTAGATATGTATATGTTGGGCACATCTTGGCCTCAGAGGTACCACATTTGTGTACATTAGATCTATTAGTCTTCACATCGTGGTCGGGTTTCGGTGATTTTACTAATGTTTCATTCTCACAAATACAACAATCTCTCCTGTACGGGTTTGAACTCAGATTCTGTTATGATTGCTATATAAAAAAATCCACAATACGGG TTTTCATAATTGCAGGGGTAAGCCTTCCTGTGACAATCATCATCGGAATTGCAGGTGTATTAGCACTATCATTTACTCCTCCTATACACTACAGTAAGAATCTTCAATTTCATTTCTCTTTTTCGTCTCTCTTAATCTCTCAAatgttccattttttttatttaggcTACGACAATCAGACTATGCTACAAGCAATTAATCACATTGTATTCATTG CAATTTTCGCGGGTTGTTTGGCAATTATAGGTGAGCTCTTAATTTATAAATGTCCAACTATGGATAAGATTAGATTGCTAATTTTGTCTCCTGTAGTTTGTTTGACCATAGCACTAAACCCCCTTCTCATAATAATCATCGGAGTTGGAGTTGTATTGCCACTCATCTTTATTGCCATCTACAACT TACTTCTACGGGACACATATATGTTGGATTACCTTGAGTACCTCGTGGTACCTG CCATTATCACTGAGGTCATCATCTGGGCACCAAGGATAATCATTTGTCCTTTTGTATTCTGGTTTTTGATCAACAAATTCGGGAGAAGACGTTTATCCTCTTTCGAGGGAGTAGAGTCATTCCTACAAAGTGATAACAAACTCGTGCCAATAAGGTATTCCTACTCAGACATAAAGAAGATGACTAAGAACTTTGAAGATAAATTAGGCCAAGGAGGCTACGGCTCTGTTTACAAGGGAAAACTTCGAAGTGGCAATCTTGTAGCAGTCAAATTGCTTAGAGATTTCGGAGCAAACGGGCAAGACTTCATCAACGAAATAGCAACTATTGGAAGGATCCATCATGTAAATGTTGTCCAACTTGTTGGATATTGTGCTGAAAGATCAAAGCGAGCCCTCATTTTTGATTTCATGCCAAATGGTTCCCTTGACAAGTATATTTTCAATCGAGAAAAAGCACCTTCATTGAACTGGGACATGAAATTTAAGATTGCAGTTGAAGTGGCTCGAGGGATCAGGTATTTGCACCATGGTTGTGACATCCAGATCTTGCATTTTGACATCAAACCTCACAATATTCTTCTTGATGATAAGTTCATCCCAAAAATATCTGATTTCGGGTTGGCAAAATTATGCGCTGCAAACAAGGAGGCAGTGACATTGACGGCTGCCAGAGGAACCATAGGGTATGTTGCTCCTGAACTTATCAATAGAAGTATTGGTGCAGTGTCATATAAGTCTGATGTGTATAGTTTTGGGATGTTGTTGATGGAAATGGTAAACTTAAACAAAGACTTGACAAGGAACAATGATGAATCTAGTAAGTATTTCCCAAACTGGATATACGACCACTTGAACCAAGGAAAGGACATTGACATTGGATATGTTAATGAAAATATTGATAGAATCATAGGTCGAAAGATGACTATTGTTGCATTATGGTGCATACAAATGAGCCCAGACAATCGTCCATCAATGAATAAGGTGTTGGAGATGTTAGAAGGTGATGTTGAACATTTACAGATTCCCAATTATCTATCGTTTATGGAaggaaatgaggaagaaagCTGGGCTACAGATTCAAATGCTTCCATATCATTGTTGAATAATAACAATGAGAACAACATTATTGAGATTATTAGTAGTGCTTGA
- the LOC121780409 gene encoding cysteine-rich receptor-like protein kinase 41 isoform X7, whose protein sequence is MIITTHNYIFLTTSYLLILSLHSADAKECSPCSACGAIRNISFPFRLKSDPTHCGSSEFELTCENNVTFLYLHSIKFYVKDIDYDSYAIRVVDASFNNDTICSFPITSSDSYKFTPASYSPYILDPFGELLPVNLISCPNPVLNSSHFTDMSACTLSHTRFRYVYVGHILASEVPHLCTLDLLVFTSWSGFGDFTNVSFSQIQQSLLYGFELRFCYDCYIKKSTIRVFIIAGVSLPVTIIIGIAGVLALSFTPPIHYSYDNQTMLQAINHIVFIAIFAGCLAIIGELLIYKCPTMDKIRLLILSPVVCLTIALNPLLIIIIGVGVVLPLIFIAIYNLLLRDTYMLDYLEYLVVPAIITEVIIWAPRIIICPFVFWFLINKFGRRRLSSFEGVESFLQSDNKLVPIRYSYSDIKKMTKNFEDKLGQGGYGSVYKGKLRSGNLVAVKLLRDFGANGQDFINEIATIGRIHHVNVVQLVGYCAERSKRALIFDFMPNGSLDKYIFNREKAPSLNWDMKFKIAVEVARGIRYLHHGCDIQILHFDIKPHNILLDDKFIPKISDFGLAKLCAANKEAVTLTAARGTIGYVAPELINRSIGAVSYKSDVYSFGMLLMEMVNLNKDLTRNNDESSKYFPNWIYDHLNQGKDIDIGYVNENIDRIIGRKMTIVALWCIQMSPDNRPSMNKVLEMLEGDVEHLQIPNYLSFMEGNEEESWATDSNASISLLNNNNENNIIEIISSA, encoded by the exons ATGATCATCACAACACATAACTACATCTTCCTCACCACTTCATATCTCTTGATTCTATCACTCCATTCTGCTGATGCAAAGGAGTGCAGTCCTTGTTCAGCCTGCGGTGCTATTCGCAATATCAGCTTCCCTTTCCGCCTCAAGAGCGACCCCACCCACTGCGGCAGTTCTGAATTCGAACTCACCTGCGAAAACAATGTCACCTTCCTCTATCTACACTCTATCAAGTTCTATGTCAAAGATATCGACTATGATTCCTACGCCATTAGGGTGGTTGATGCTTCCTTTAACAATGATACAATCTGCTCTTTCCCTATCACTTCCTCCGATTCCTACAAATTCACGCCTGCTTCTTATTCTCCATATATTCTTGATCCCTTTGGTGAATTACTGCCAGTTAACTTGATTAGCTGCCCCAACCCGGTGCTGAATTCTTCCCACTTTACAGATATGTCTGCCTGTACTTTATCACATACCAGATTTAGATATGTATATGTTGGGCACATCTTGGCCTCAGAGGTACCACATTTGTGTACATTAGATCTATTAGTCTTCACATCGTGGTCGGGTTTCGGTGATTTTACTAATGTTTCATTCTCACAAATACAACAATCTCTCCTGTACGGGTTTGAACTCAGATTCTGTTATGATTGCTATATAAAAAAATCCACAATACGGG TTTTCATAATTGCAGGGGTAAGCCTTCCTGTGACAATCATCATCGGAATTGCAGGTGTATTAGCACTATCATTTACTCCTCCTATACACTACA gcTACGACAATCAGACTATGCTACAAGCAATTAATCACATTGTATTCATTG CAATTTTCGCGGGTTGTTTGGCAATTATAGGTGAGCTCTTAATTTATAAATGTCCAACTATGGATAAGATTAGATTGCTAATTTTGTCTCCTGTAGTTTGTTTGACCATAGCACTAAACCCCCTTCTCATAATAATCATCGGAGTTGGAGTTGTATTGCCACTCATCTTTATTGCCATCTACAACT TACTTCTACGGGACACATATATGTTGGATTACCTTGAGTACCTCGTGGTACCTG CCATTATCACTGAGGTCATCATCTGGGCACCAAGGATAATCATTTGTCCTTTTGTATTCTGGTTTTTGATCAACAAATTCGGGAGAAGACGTTTATCCTCTTTCGAGGGAGTAGAGTCATTCCTACAAAGTGATAACAAACTCGTGCCAATAAGGTATTCCTACTCAGACATAAAGAAGATGACTAAGAACTTTGAAGATAAATTAGGCCAAGGAGGCTACGGCTCTGTTTACAAGGGAAAACTTCGAAGTGGCAATCTTGTAGCAGTCAAATTGCTTAGAGATTTCGGAGCAAACGGGCAAGACTTCATCAACGAAATAGCAACTATTGGAAGGATCCATCATGTAAATGTTGTCCAACTTGTTGGATATTGTGCTGAAAGATCAAAGCGAGCCCTCATTTTTGATTTCATGCCAAATGGTTCCCTTGACAAGTATATTTTCAATCGAGAAAAAGCACCTTCATTGAACTGGGACATGAAATTTAAGATTGCAGTTGAAGTGGCTCGAGGGATCAGGTATTTGCACCATGGTTGTGACATCCAGATCTTGCATTTTGACATCAAACCTCACAATATTCTTCTTGATGATAAGTTCATCCCAAAAATATCTGATTTCGGGTTGGCAAAATTATGCGCTGCAAACAAGGAGGCAGTGACATTGACGGCTGCCAGAGGAACCATAGGGTATGTTGCTCCTGAACTTATCAATAGAAGTATTGGTGCAGTGTCATATAAGTCTGATGTGTATAGTTTTGGGATGTTGTTGATGGAAATGGTAAACTTAAACAAAGACTTGACAAGGAACAATGATGAATCTAGTAAGTATTTCCCAAACTGGATATACGACCACTTGAACCAAGGAAAGGACATTGACATTGGATATGTTAATGAAAATATTGATAGAATCATAGGTCGAAAGATGACTATTGTTGCATTATGGTGCATACAAATGAGCCCAGACAATCGTCCATCAATGAATAAGGTGTTGGAGATGTTAGAAGGTGATGTTGAACATTTACAGATTCCCAATTATCTATCGTTTATGGAaggaaatgaggaagaaagCTGGGCTACAGATTCAAATGCTTCCATATCATTGTTGAATAATAACAATGAGAACAACATTATTGAGATTATTAGTAGTGCTTGA
- the LOC121780409 gene encoding uncharacterized protein LOC121780409 isoform X2: MIITTHNYIFLTTSYLLILSLHSADAKECSPCSACGAIRNISFPFRLKSDPTHCGSSEFELTCENNVTFLYLHSIKFYVKDIDYDSYAIRVVDASFNNDTICSFPITSSDSYKFTPASYSPYILDPFGELLPVNLISCPNPVLNSSHFTDMSACTLSHTRFRYVYVGHILASEVPHLCTLDLLVFTSWSGFGDFTNVSFSQIQQSLLYGFELRFCYDCYIKKSTIRGKLIHHLSGLNLFIIAGVSLPVTIIIGIAGVLALSFTPPIHYSKNLQFHFSFSSLLISQMFHFFYLGYDNQTMLQAINHIVFIAIFAGCLAIIGELLIYKCPTMDKIRLLILSPVVCLTIALNPLLIIIIGVGVVLPLIFIAIYNLLLRDTYMLDYLEYLVVPAIITEVIIWAPRIIICPFVFWFLINKFGRRRLSSFEGVESFLQSDNKLVPIRYSYSDIKKMTKNFEDKLGQGGYGSVYKGKLRSGNLVAVKLLRDFGANGQDFINEIATIGRIHHVNVVQLVGYCAERSKRALIFDFMPNGSLDKYIFNREKAPSLNWDMKFKIAVEVARGIRYLHHGCDIQILHFDIKPHNILLDDKFIPKISDFGLAKLCAANKEAVTLTAARGTIGYVAPELINRSIGAVSYKSDVYSFGMLLMEMVNLNKDLTRNNDESSKYFPNWIYDHLNQGKDIDIGYVNENIDRIIGRKMTIVALWCIQMSPDNRPSMNKVLEMLEGDVEHLQIPNYLSFMEGNEEESWATDSNASISLLNNNNENNIIEIISSA, translated from the exons ATGATCATCACAACACATAACTACATCTTCCTCACCACTTCATATCTCTTGATTCTATCACTCCATTCTGCTGATGCAAAGGAGTGCAGTCCTTGTTCAGCCTGCGGTGCTATTCGCAATATCAGCTTCCCTTTCCGCCTCAAGAGCGACCCCACCCACTGCGGCAGTTCTGAATTCGAACTCACCTGCGAAAACAATGTCACCTTCCTCTATCTACACTCTATCAAGTTCTATGTCAAAGATATCGACTATGATTCCTACGCCATTAGGGTGGTTGATGCTTCCTTTAACAATGATACAATCTGCTCTTTCCCTATCACTTCCTCCGATTCCTACAAATTCACGCCTGCTTCTTATTCTCCATATATTCTTGATCCCTTTGGTGAATTACTGCCAGTTAACTTGATTAGCTGCCCCAACCCGGTGCTGAATTCTTCCCACTTTACAGATATGTCTGCCTGTACTTTATCACATACCAGATTTAGATATGTATATGTTGGGCACATCTTGGCCTCAGAGGTACCACATTTGTGTACATTAGATCTATTAGTCTTCACATCGTGGTCGGGTTTCGGTGATTTTACTAATGTTTCATTCTCACAAATACAACAATCTCTCCTGTACGGGTTTGAACTCAGATTCTGTTATGATTGCTATATAAAAAAATCCACAATACGGG ggaaactcatACATCACTTATCAGGACTTAATC TTTTCATAATTGCAGGGGTAAGCCTTCCTGTGACAATCATCATCGGAATTGCAGGTGTATTAGCACTATCATTTACTCCTCCTATACACTACAGTAAGAATCTTCAATTTCATTTCTCTTTTTCGTCTCTCTTAATCTCTCAAatgttccattttttttatttaggcTACGACAATCAGACTATGCTACAAGCAATTAATCACATTGTATTCATTG CAATTTTCGCGGGTTGTTTGGCAATTATAGGTGAGCTCTTAATTTATAAATGTCCAACTATGGATAAGATTAGATTGCTAATTTTGTCTCCTGTAGTTTGTTTGACCATAGCACTAAACCCCCTTCTCATAATAATCATCGGAGTTGGAGTTGTATTGCCACTCATCTTTATTGCCATCTACAACT TACTTCTACGGGACACATATATGTTGGATTACCTTGAGTACCTCGTGGTACCTG CCATTATCACTGAGGTCATCATCTGGGCACCAAGGATAATCATTTGTCCTTTTGTATTCTGGTTTTTGATCAACAAATTCGGGAGAAGACGTTTATCCTCTTTCGAGGGAGTAGAGTCATTCCTACAAAGTGATAACAAACTCGTGCCAATAAGGTATTCCTACTCAGACATAAAGAAGATGACTAAGAACTTTGAAGATAAATTAGGCCAAGGAGGCTACGGCTCTGTTTACAAGGGAAAACTTCGAAGTGGCAATCTTGTAGCAGTCAAATTGCTTAGAGATTTCGGAGCAAACGGGCAAGACTTCATCAACGAAATAGCAACTATTGGAAGGATCCATCATGTAAATGTTGTCCAACTTGTTGGATATTGTGCTGAAAGATCAAAGCGAGCCCTCATTTTTGATTTCATGCCAAATGGTTCCCTTGACAAGTATATTTTCAATCGAGAAAAAGCACCTTCATTGAACTGGGACATGAAATTTAAGATTGCAGTTGAAGTGGCTCGAGGGATCAGGTATTTGCACCATGGTTGTGACATCCAGATCTTGCATTTTGACATCAAACCTCACAATATTCTTCTTGATGATAAGTTCATCCCAAAAATATCTGATTTCGGGTTGGCAAAATTATGCGCTGCAAACAAGGAGGCAGTGACATTGACGGCTGCCAGAGGAACCATAGGGTATGTTGCTCCTGAACTTATCAATAGAAGTATTGGTGCAGTGTCATATAAGTCTGATGTGTATAGTTTTGGGATGTTGTTGATGGAAATGGTAAACTTAAACAAAGACTTGACAAGGAACAATGATGAATCTAGTAAGTATTTCCCAAACTGGATATACGACCACTTGAACCAAGGAAAGGACATTGACATTGGATATGTTAATGAAAATATTGATAGAATCATAGGTCGAAAGATGACTATTGTTGCATTATGGTGCATACAAATGAGCCCAGACAATCGTCCATCAATGAATAAGGTGTTGGAGATGTTAGAAGGTGATGTTGAACATTTACAGATTCCCAATTATCTATCGTTTATGGAaggaaatgaggaagaaagCTGGGCTACAGATTCAAATGCTTCCATATCATTGTTGAATAATAACAATGAGAACAACATTATTGAGATTATTAGTAGTGCTTGA
- the LOC121780409 gene encoding uncharacterized protein LOC121780409 isoform X6 — MIITTHNYIFLTTSYLLILSLHSADAKECSPCSACGAIRNISFPFRLKSDPTHCGSSEFELTCENNVTFLYLHSIKFYVKDIDYDSYAIRVVDASFNNDTICSFPITSSDSYKFTPASYSPYILDPFGELLPVNLISCPNPVLNSSHFTDMSACTLSHTRFRYVYVGHILASEVPHLCTLDLLVFTSWSGFGDFTNVSFSQIQQSLLYGFELRFCYDCYIKKSTIRGKLIHHLSGLNLFIIAGVSLPVTIIIGIAGVLALSFTPPIHYSYDNQTMLQAINHIVFIAIFAGCLAIIGELLIYKCPTMDKIRLLILSPVVCLTIALNPLLIIIIGVGVVLPLIFIAIYNLLLRDTYMLDYLEYLVVPAIITEVIIWAPRIIICPFVFWFLINKFGRRRLSSFEGVESFLQSDNKLVPIRYSYSDIKKMTKNFEDKLGQGGYGSVYKGKLRSGNLVAVKLLRDFGANGQDFINEIATIGRIHHVNVVQLVGYCAERSKRALIFDFMPNGSLDKYIFNREKAPSLNWDMKFKIAVEVARGIRYLHHGCDIQILHFDIKPHNILLDDKFIPKISDFGLAKLCAANKEAVTLTAARGTIGYVAPELINRSIGAVSYKSDVYSFGMLLMEMVNLNKDLTRNNDESSKYFPNWIYDHLNQGKDIDIGYVNENIDRIIGRKMTIVALWCIQMSPDNRPSMNKVLEMLEGDVEHLQIPNYLSFMEGNEEESWATDSNASISLLNNNNENNIIEIISSA, encoded by the exons ATGATCATCACAACACATAACTACATCTTCCTCACCACTTCATATCTCTTGATTCTATCACTCCATTCTGCTGATGCAAAGGAGTGCAGTCCTTGTTCAGCCTGCGGTGCTATTCGCAATATCAGCTTCCCTTTCCGCCTCAAGAGCGACCCCACCCACTGCGGCAGTTCTGAATTCGAACTCACCTGCGAAAACAATGTCACCTTCCTCTATCTACACTCTATCAAGTTCTATGTCAAAGATATCGACTATGATTCCTACGCCATTAGGGTGGTTGATGCTTCCTTTAACAATGATACAATCTGCTCTTTCCCTATCACTTCCTCCGATTCCTACAAATTCACGCCTGCTTCTTATTCTCCATATATTCTTGATCCCTTTGGTGAATTACTGCCAGTTAACTTGATTAGCTGCCCCAACCCGGTGCTGAATTCTTCCCACTTTACAGATATGTCTGCCTGTACTTTATCACATACCAGATTTAGATATGTATATGTTGGGCACATCTTGGCCTCAGAGGTACCACATTTGTGTACATTAGATCTATTAGTCTTCACATCGTGGTCGGGTTTCGGTGATTTTACTAATGTTTCATTCTCACAAATACAACAATCTCTCCTGTACGGGTTTGAACTCAGATTCTGTTATGATTGCTATATAAAAAAATCCACAATACGGG ggaaactcatACATCACTTATCAGGACTTAATC TTTTCATAATTGCAGGGGTAAGCCTTCCTGTGACAATCATCATCGGAATTGCAGGTGTATTAGCACTATCATTTACTCCTCCTATACACTACA gcTACGACAATCAGACTATGCTACAAGCAATTAATCACATTGTATTCATTG CAATTTTCGCGGGTTGTTTGGCAATTATAGGTGAGCTCTTAATTTATAAATGTCCAACTATGGATAAGATTAGATTGCTAATTTTGTCTCCTGTAGTTTGTTTGACCATAGCACTAAACCCCCTTCTCATAATAATCATCGGAGTTGGAGTTGTATTGCCACTCATCTTTATTGCCATCTACAACT TACTTCTACGGGACACATATATGTTGGATTACCTTGAGTACCTCGTGGTACCTG CCATTATCACTGAGGTCATCATCTGGGCACCAAGGATAATCATTTGTCCTTTTGTATTCTGGTTTTTGATCAACAAATTCGGGAGAAGACGTTTATCCTCTTTCGAGGGAGTAGAGTCATTCCTACAAAGTGATAACAAACTCGTGCCAATAAGGTATTCCTACTCAGACATAAAGAAGATGACTAAGAACTTTGAAGATAAATTAGGCCAAGGAGGCTACGGCTCTGTTTACAAGGGAAAACTTCGAAGTGGCAATCTTGTAGCAGTCAAATTGCTTAGAGATTTCGGAGCAAACGGGCAAGACTTCATCAACGAAATAGCAACTATTGGAAGGATCCATCATGTAAATGTTGTCCAACTTGTTGGATATTGTGCTGAAAGATCAAAGCGAGCCCTCATTTTTGATTTCATGCCAAATGGTTCCCTTGACAAGTATATTTTCAATCGAGAAAAAGCACCTTCATTGAACTGGGACATGAAATTTAAGATTGCAGTTGAAGTGGCTCGAGGGATCAGGTATTTGCACCATGGTTGTGACATCCAGATCTTGCATTTTGACATCAAACCTCACAATATTCTTCTTGATGATAAGTTCATCCCAAAAATATCTGATTTCGGGTTGGCAAAATTATGCGCTGCAAACAAGGAGGCAGTGACATTGACGGCTGCCAGAGGAACCATAGGGTATGTTGCTCCTGAACTTATCAATAGAAGTATTGGTGCAGTGTCATATAAGTCTGATGTGTATAGTTTTGGGATGTTGTTGATGGAAATGGTAAACTTAAACAAAGACTTGACAAGGAACAATGATGAATCTAGTAAGTATTTCCCAAACTGGATATACGACCACTTGAACCAAGGAAAGGACATTGACATTGGATATGTTAATGAAAATATTGATAGAATCATAGGTCGAAAGATGACTATTGTTGCATTATGGTGCATACAAATGAGCCCAGACAATCGTCCATCAATGAATAAGGTGTTGGAGATGTTAGAAGGTGATGTTGAACATTTACAGATTCCCAATTATCTATCGTTTATGGAaggaaatgaggaagaaagCTGGGCTACAGATTCAAATGCTTCCATATCATTGTTGAATAATAACAATGAGAACAACATTATTGAGATTATTAGTAGTGCTTGA